DNA from Petropleomorpha daqingensis:
CCCGCGTGAGCGCCGGCATGACGACGTAGCCGAGCAGCAGGACGACGACGACCGCCGACAGCAGCAGCCTGGCCTCCAGCGGCCAGCTGCCGAGGTGCGGGGTGACCAGCAGCTGGAACAGCGAGGTGATCGCGAAGACCGCGACGACGGTCAGCAGCGTGGAACGCCACCGCGGTCCGGGCGCGGCCGGCCGGGTGAAGAAGCTCTCCAGGCCAGCGACGCGCGTGTAGCGCACCTCGTCGACCATCTCGTCCAGGTGCACGAGCGCTGCTCGGCGCTGGGGCGAACGCTCCCAGCCAGCCAGGGACTCGCCGTCGGCGAATCGGTAGACCAGGTGGTACTCGGAGCTGCCCTCGCCGGGGTGCAGCAGCGAGACGCCGAGGTTGCCGGGGAAGGTCGTGGCCAGGGCGAGGGTGTCCTCCGCCCAGCGCTCGAAGGCCTCGCGGTGCTCGGGCCGCACGACGCGGGCGACCGTCACCGTCACCGGCTCCGGGGCCGGTGACGCCGTCGCCCCGGGCAGCAGGCTGCGCAGTCCCTCCATGCCGTGCGTAAGCGCCGCCGAGCGCCGTCCTCATCCCGGGTGTCGGCGGACTCACACCGCGCCAGGGAGACTGGGCCCGTGCCCGAAGGAGACACCGTCTGGCTGGCGGCCAAGCGCATGCAGGAGGCCCTGGCCGGCTCGACGCTGCGCCGTGGCGAGCTGCGCGTGCCGCAGCTGGCCACGGTCGACCTCGCCGGCCTGGGCGTGCGCGAGGTCGTGCCGCGCGGCAAGCACTTGCTCGTGCGGCTCTCCGACGAGCGGACCCTGCGCACGCACTTCCGGATGGACGGCAGCTGGCACCTCTACCGGCCGGGGGCCAAGTGGCGCGGCGGCCCGGCCTACGACATCCGGGCGGTGCTGGCCACGGACGCGTGGGAGTGCGTCGGCTACCGGCTGCACGACCTGGCGCTGGTGCCCACCGCCGATGAGGGCTCGCTGGTCGGGCACCTCGGCCCCGACGTCCTCGGCCCGGACTGGGACCTCGACGAGGCGCTGCGCCGGCTGCGTGCGCACCCCGACGAGCAGATCGGCGTCGCCGTGCTCGACCAGCGCAACCTGGCCGGCATCGGCAACCTCTACAAGGTCGAGTCGCTGTTCCTCCGCGGCGTCCACCCGTGGGCGCGGGTCGCCGACGTGGCCGACCTCGCCGGCCTGGTGGAGAAGGCCCGGACGCTCATGCGCGCCAACCTGCACCACCCCGAGCAGAACACCACCGGGTTGCCGGGGCGCGGTCAGGACCACTGGGTCGCGGGACGGCGGGGCAAGCCGTGCCGCCGCTGCGGGACGACGATCCTGCTCGGCGAGCAGGGCCCGGACACCCAGGAACGGGTCACCTGGTGGTGCCCCCGCTGCCAGGCGGCGAGCTCCCCGATCGACCCGGCGGCGCGCACCGGGGAGCCCGACCACCCGCGGCCGATCACCCTCCGCTGAGCATCAGGCGCCGGTCGGTCGGTGCGCGATCTCCAGCGCGGTCGCCGTCCCGACCGTCGCGCCGGTGCGAGCGTCCCGCGCCGTGACCGTGATCCGGTACCACGTCTCGAGCTGCACGCCGAGGACGGTGACCTTGCCGCTCTCCGGGGCGGCCGGGTCGTCGTACAGGACGTCAGCCGGGTCGAACTCCTCGGCGACCGTCACCTCGACGGTGATGGACGACTTGCTGTCGCAGGCCCGCATCGACCAGTCCGCGGAGACGCTCGACAGCCCCGTGTCGCCCACCCCGGTCGTGCTGGAGTGCTTGAAGCTCTTCACCGCGCAGCCGCTGGTCGGCGCCGGCGGCAACGTGGAGAAGCTGACGGTCCCGGCAGCGGCCTCCTTCGCCGACGCCGGGCCGGCGAGGGAGACGGCGGCCGCGACGCCCGCGGCGACGGCGAGGATGCGGCGGGTGCAGACGGCGGGGCGGACCGGCATGGGAGCTCCTGAGATCACGGCTGGTGCCGCGTCCCTCGCGGCCTGCACCGAGCCTCAGGCACCGGCGGGGCGGGTCTCCATCGGACCTTGGTACTAGGACCCCTAGGACCCCCGCCCCGGCCGGCCCGCGCTACGCCGTCGGTTCCTGGCGCTCCACCGGCTGGGCCACCGGCGTCTCGGCGACCGTCGGGTCCACCGCCGGGGCGCCCTGCTCGATCGCCGCGGCCGGCGAGCTGCCCTCGACCGCGGCCGGACCGCCGGAGATCGAGGCGCGGATCTGCTCCAGCCGCGAGGCACCCGCCACGTCCAGCGTGGACTTCTGGATCTCGAGCATCCGGCCCTCGACCGAGGTCTGCGCCAGCTCGGCCTGGCCGAGCGCGTTGGCGTAGCGGGCCTCGATCTTGTCGCGGACCTCCTGCAGGCTCGGCGTGTTGCCCGGCGCGGAGAGCTCGTTGACCTGCTTGAGCGAAGCGGCCACGTGCTCCTGCATCTTGGCCTGCTCGAGCTGGCTCATCAGCTTCGTGCGCTCGGCCAGCGTCGTCTGCAGACGCATCCGGCTCTGCTCGACCGCGCCGCGCGCCTGCTCGGCGGCCTGCAGCGCCTCGTCATGGCTGCGCTTGAGGTCCTCCATGGCCTGCTCGGCGGCGACCAGCTGGGTCGCGAACGCCTGCGCGGCCTGCTCGTACTCGCCGGCCTTGGCCGCGTCGCCCTTGGCACGCGTCTGGTCGGAGAGCACCAGCGCCTGGCGGGCGGAGGCCTGCAGCTTCTCCACCTCACCGAGCTGGCGGTTCAGGCGCATCTCCAGCTGGCGCTGGTTGCCCAGCACCGCGGCGGCCTGGTTGGCCAAGGCCTGGTGCCGCTGCTGCTCGGCCTCGATCGCCTGCGCGATCTGGATCTTCGGATCCGCCTTCTCGTCGATCTTGGCGTTGGCCGAGGCCGTGAGGTACTTCCACAGCTTCACGAACGGGTTGGGCATCGTTCCTCCTGTCCGGCGCGGGGTCCGGCCGGACCACAGCTCGTCGTCGTCTTCCCATGCTCCCAGGTCAACTGCTACCGCGGGCAACTGTCCGCTGCCTCAGAGGGTTCCCACCGCTACGGTGCGGCCATGTCCCAGGGGTCCGCGGTGCTCAGCGTGCTCGGTGAGTTCGTCGTCGACCTGATCCCTGACCTGGCCGGGGACGCCGGGCCGGAGGGGACGGCGCCCCACTACATCGCCCGGCCGGGCGGCAACGCGCTCAACGTCGCGGTGGCCGCCGGCCGGCTGGGCGCGCCGGTGCGGCTGCTCGCCCGGCTGGGCAGCGGGCCGCTGGCGGCGTCCCTGCGCCGGCACGCGGAGCTGTCCGGCGTCGCCCTCGACGGGCTCATCGCGGCCACCGAGCCCGTGAGCCTCGCCGTGGTGGGGCTGAGCCCGGACGGTTCGGCCGACTACGGCTTCCACGTGCTGGGGGCCGCCGACTGGCAGTGGACCGACGACGAGCTGGCCGCCGTCTACGGCGACGCGCACGGCATCCTGCACGTCGGGTCGATCTCGAGCTGGACCCCGCCGGGGACCGATGCGATCGCCCGCCTGGTGGCCCGGCTGGACGAGGACGGCGGCACGCTGATCAGCGTCGACCCCAATCTCCGGCCGATGCTGGCCGACGGGCCGGTCGGCGCGAGCCTCGGCAACTCCGCGGCCGCCGTCCGGGAGCGGCTGGACCGGCTGGTCGCGCGCGCCGACGTCGTCAAGGTCAGCGCCGAGGACCTCGAGTGGCTGGAGCCGGCCACCACCGACCTCGACGAGGCGGCGGCGGCCTGGGCCCGGCGCGGGCCGGAGCTCGTCCTGCTCACCGACGGCGGCTCGCCCCTGCGCGTGGCCCGCCCCGGCCGCCCGGTGCGGCACGTGCCGATCCCGCGGGTGACGGTGGCCGACACCGTCGGGGCGGGTGACTCGCTGGCCGCCGCCCTGCTCAGCGGGCTGCTCGAGGCCGGCGTGACCACCCGTGCGGCGCTGGAGGCCCTGGACGACGAGCGGCTCGGCGCGATCCTGGACGACGCCGCGCTGGTCGCCGCGCTGAACTGCACGCGCGTCGGGGCCGACCCGCCGACCCGCGCCGAGCTCGCCGCCGCCCGGAGCAGTCATTGATCAGGTGAGGTGGATTCAAGGAGCGGATGCAACGCCCGCTGGTTGATCGCCTGACAGTAGAGGGCCGATGACCTCGATGGGTTTGAGCCAGTCGAGGGTCTTGCGGGGGCGCCCGTTGAGGGAGCGGGCGATCTCGGCCAGGTCGGCGGGGGTGTGCACCGAGAGGTCGGTGCCCTTGGGCAGGTACTGGCGCAGCAGGCCGTTGGTGTTCTCGTTGGTGCCGCGCTGCCAGGGCGAGTGCGGGTCGCAGAAGTAGATCGGCAGGTCCGCGGCGATGCTGATCTGCTTGTGGTCGCGCATCTCCAGGCCCTGGTCCCAGGCCAGCGACCGACGCAGCTGGGCCGGCAGCGCGGTCATCGCCTCGACCACGGCGTGCTGGAAGGCCAGCAGATCGTGCGGGCCGGGCAGGTGCAGCAGGACGACGAAGCGGGTGCTGCGCTCGACCAGGGTGCCCACCGCCGAGCGGTTGTGCTTGCCCAGGATGAGGTCGCCCTCCCAGTGCCCGGGCACCGCCCGGTCATCGGCCTCGGCCGGCCGCTCACTGATCATGATCTTGTCGGGGATGCGGCGGTCGGGGTCGGCGCGGCCGTCGACCCGTTTGCGGGGCCGACGAAGCGCCCGGCCGGTGCGCAGGCAGGCGGTGAGCTCCTTGCGCAGCGAGCCCTTGCCCTGGATGAACAGCGCCCGGTAGATCGTTTCGTGGGAGGCCCGCATCGACTCATCGTCGGGGAAGTCGACCTTCAGCCGGGCGGCGATCTGCTCCGGTGACCACTTGTCCGTCAGGTCTTGTTGCACTCGGGCGACGAGCTGCGGGTTCTCCAGCTTGCGTGGCTTCGGTCGGCGCGCTCGCTGCTCGGCCAGAACCTGGGCGGCCACCGCCCGATACTCACCATCCGGGCGGCTGTTGCGGGCGATCTCGCGGCTGATCACGGACTTGTCCCGGCCCAGCCGGGCGGCGATCACCGCCTGGGTGTCGCCACCGGCCAGTCCGCGGGAGATCTCTTCGCGCTCGGGCAACGACAGATAGCGGCCGACCGGCTCGGCCAGGCTTACAGGCGCCACCCCGCCAGCCTCGCGGAACCAGCGGAAACCGCGACCGCCGGACACCCCCGCCAGTCTTGCCGCGGCGACCGTCGGCAGTCCATCGCGCACACCCCGCCAGAACGCCCGCCGCAGATGCTGCAGCTCCACCGTCGCCGTCATCCCCGACCTCCGGATCAGTCAGGGTGTTGCAACGACCCCTTGAAGCCGCGTCACCTGATCACTGGCTGTCCTCCTGCAGCAGCGTTGGTGCGGTAGGCCAGCCGGTGATCAGGTGACCTGATCACCGCTGCTCCCCAGGACGGTGGCGAGGCGGGCGGCGGCGCGGTGCCGCAGTCCCGAGCGGCCCGGTTGCAGGACGACGCCGAGCAGCCACCGCGCGGCGAGCTCGGCGGCCTCGTCGTCGACCCCCAGCGCCGCGGCCAGCCGGGCGGTCAGCTCCGGCCACCGCTCGGTGGTGAGCAGGACGGCGAGCAGCTCCGGCTCGGTCTCGGCCAGCCGGCGCAGCACCGGGTGCCCGGCGCACTCGTCGGACAGCGCGGCCAGCGCATCGGCGAGCGGCAACCCGGCGGCCAGGGCGAGCAGCCGGTCGAGCTCGGTGGCCAGCAGCTCCCGGGCCACCTCGTCCTTGGTCCGGAAGTGGTTGTAGAGCGTGGCCTTGGCGACGCCGGCGGCCGCGGCGATCGACTGCATCGTGGTGCGCCGCAGCCCGGTCGACGCGAACGCCCGTGCCGCGCCGTCGAGCAGCCCCCGGCGGGTGCGGCTGACGGCGAAGCCGACCCGCGCGCCGGGAGCGGGCGGGAGGGAGGACAACGGCCGCGTCAGGCGGCCAGCGAGACCGCCTCACCGCGCCGCGAGGCGGAGCGGGCGGGCGCGCCGGAACCGACCAGGGCCAGCGCCGGCTCGGCGGCCGGGACCGTCTCCGCGACGGCCGGCTCCTCGCGGTCGGACTGCGCGAGCGGGCGGACGGCGGCCGGGGCGGGCGTCGCGCCGCCGCGCAGCGAGACGCTGACCTCGGCGAGCAGGTCGGCGAGCTCGAGGTCGAGGGCGTCGCAGATGGAGGCGAGCAGCTCGGAGGAGGCCTCCTTCTGCCCGCGCTCGACCTCGGAGAGGTACCCCAGGCTCACGCGGGCCCGACCCGAGACGTCGCGCAGGGTGCGGCGCTGACGCAGTCGGTGGCCGCGCAGCGTGTTCCCCAGCTGGGTGCGCAGCAGCGTCATGGCCGTCTCCTGTCCTGCAGTGGGAAGCGGCGGCGCCCCGAGGGGCGCCGTGCGCTCACGGTACGCGGAGCCGACGACGGGTTCCCACCCGACCGGCGCGCGTCCGCTCTGGGCGTAACGCCAGGGTCAGGAGGAGCGTTCCCGCCCCTCGCCCAGCCTGGTGAGCAGCCCGTCGAAGGCCGCGGCGACCGATCCCTCGCGCACCGCCTGGCGGTCCCCGGCCAGGTCCAGCTGCACGACGTCGGTGCGCCGACCGTCGGACAACCCCAGGTAGACCCGGCCCGGTGCGTGCCCGTCGGCCGGGTCCGGACCCGCCACGCCGGTGAGCCCGACACCCCACGTGGCGCCGCAGCGCGCCCGGATCCCCTCGGCCAGCGCGGCCGCCGTCTCGGGGCTGACCGGCCCGTGCTCGGCGAGCAGATCGGCCGGCACCCCGGCCAGGACCGCCTTGAGCTCGGTGGCGTAGACGACGGCGCCGCCGCGCAGCGTGGCGCTCGCACCCGGCACGGTCGCCAGCGTCGCGCAGAACAGGCCGGCGGTCAGCGACTCCGCCGCGGCGACCGTCTCGCCCCGCTCCAGCAGCGCCCGGTGCACCCGGGTGGCCTGCAGGGAGGTCACGCGGCGGTGTCGGTGCGGGGTTCCGGTGTCCCGGGCGGGGCGGCGCGGCGGGCGGCGGCCGCGGCCATCGCCCGCGCGCTCGTCCGGCGCAGGGTCAGCGCCCGGTACACGTAGTCCAGGCCCGTGAGGACGGTGAGCACGAGGGCCGCGCCCATGACCCACCAGCGGGCGCTGGCCAGGAACCCGGTCACCGGCAGGATGTACAGCCCGATCGCCAGGGCCTGCAGCACGGTCTTCGCCTTGCCGCCCCGGCTGGCCGCGATCACGCCGTGCCGGATCACCCAGAACCGCAGCAGGGTCACGCCGACCTCGCGCACCAGGATCACCAGGGTGACCCACCACGGGAGCAGCTCCAGCACCGAGAGCCCGATGAGCGCGGTGCCGGTCAGCGCCTTGTCCGCGATCGGGTCGGCCAGCTTGCCGAACTCGGTGACCTGACCGGTGCGACGGGCGATGAGCCCGTCGTAGCGGTCGGTGATGATCGCCAAGGCGAAGAACAGGGTGGCCCAATAGCGGCCGGCGGTGGACTGGCCGTGGTCGGAGAGCAGCAGGACGGCGAACACCGGGACGACGGCCAGCCGCAGGATGGTGAGCGCGTTGGGCAGGTTCAGCACGCGCACGCTCTGAGGCGGCGTCGCGGCCGGGTCCGGCGCCACGTCGCTCACGGCGGTCACCGCCCGGCCGGGGTGAGGGCGGGGACGACGGCAGCGGCCACGAGGTCGACACCCTCGGTGCCGACGACCTCGGCGGTCACGATCGAACCGGCCAGCGCCCCGGACGGCACGCCCGACACCGTCGTCGTCCCGTCGCTGTCGGGGTCTTGGTGCGCAGCCGCACCGGTCCACTCCCCGTCGCCGAGCTCCTCGAGCAGCAGGACGTCGACGAACTCCCCCACGCGGTCCTCGGCGCGCTGGGCGGTGAGCTCCTCGACGAGGTCGCTGATCCGCCGGACGCGGGCGTCGATCTCGGCCTGGTCGAGCTTGCCGGGCAGCCTGATCGCCTCGGTGCCCTCCTCGTCGGAGTAGCCGAACACGCCGACCGCGTCGAGCCGGCCCTCGGTGAGGAAGCGCTCGAGCTCGGCGACGTCGTCCTCGGTCTCCCCGGGGAAGCCGACGATGACGTTGGTGCGGAACCCGGCCGCCGGCGCGAGCGAGCGCGCGCGCTCGATCAGCGCGAGGAAATCATCGGTGCCGCCGAACCGCCGCATGCGGCGCAGCAGCGTCGGCGAGGAGTGCTGGAAGGACAGGTCGAAGTACGGCGCGACGCCGTCCGTGCCCGCGATCACCTCGAGCAGCCCGGGCCGGATCTCGGCCGGCTGCAGGTAGGCGACCCGGACCCGCGTGATGCCCTCGACCGCGGCCAGCTGCGGGAGCAGCTTCTCCAGCGAGCGCAGGTCGCCGAGGTCCTTGCCGTAGGAGGTCGAGTTCTCGCTGACCAGCACCAGCTCGGTGACGCCCTGGGAGGCCAGCCACTGCGCCTCGCCGAGCACCTCGGCCGGCGTCCGGGAGACGAACGCGCCGCGGAAGGTCGGGATGGCGCAGAAGGCGCACCGCCGGTCGCAGCCCGACGCCAGCTTGAGCGCGGCGGAGGGGCCACCGGCCAGCCGCTTGCGGCGCAGCCAGTCGTGGCCCGGGATGGCGGCCTCGGCCGCGGCCCGGGTCCGCTCCACCGGGCTGATCGGCAGCAGCGTGCGCCGGTCGCGCGGGGTGTGCGGGACCAGCGGCCGCCCGGCCAGGACGTCGTCGAGCCGGTCGCCGATCTGCGCGTAGTCGTCGAAGCCGAGCACGGTCGCCTCGGGCAGCGCGCCGGCGAGCTCGCTGCCGTAGCGCTCGGCCATGCAGCCCACCGCGACCACCGGCGCGCCGGAGTCGGCGGCGGCCAGCAGCGCGTCGACGGAGTCCTTCTTGGCGCTCTCGATGAAGCCGCAGGTGTTGACCAGGACGGCGTCGGCGGTGTCGGCGTCGTCCACGAGCTCGTAGCCGTCGGCGGCGAGCCGACCGGCGAGCTCCTCGGAGTCGACCTCGTTGCGGGCGCACCCGAGGGTCACCACCGCCACGGTGCGGGCATGGCGGGGTAGTGCTGTCACCCACCCATCGTAGGTGGCCGCGAGCCGATCAGTCGCTGCCGCCACGGAGAGTGAACAAGGTCGCCTCGAGTTCGTCGGGCTTGACGAGGACGTCGCGGGCCTTCGAGCCCTCCGACGGCCCGACGATGCCGCGGCTCTCCATGAGGTCCATGAGCCGGCCGGCCTTGGCGAAGCCCACCCGCAGCTTGCGCTGCAGCATCGACGTCGACCCGAACTGGCTGGTGACGATGAGCTCGACCGCCTGCAGCAGCAGGTCCAGGTCGCCGCCGATGTCCTCGTCGATCTCCTTCTTCTCGGCCTGGCCGGCGGAGAAGACCTCCTCGCGGTACTCCGGCTCGGCCTGCCGCTTGGTGAACTCGACGACCGCCTCGATCTCGGTGTCGGACACGTAGGCGCCCTGGACGCGCATGGGCTTGCCCGCACCGATGGGCAGGAACAGCGCGTCACCCATGCCGATGAGCTTCTCCGCGCCCGGCTGGTCGAGGATGACCCGGCTGTCGGTGAGGCTGGAGGTGGAGAACGCCAGCCGCGACGGCACGTTGGCCTTGATCAGGCCGGTCACGACGTCGACCGACGGCCGCTGCGTGGCCAGCACGAGGTGGATGCCCGCGGCACGGGCCTTCTGGGTGATGCGGACGATGTAGTCCTCGACGTCCCGGGGGGCGACCATCATGAGGTCGGCGAGCTCGTCGACGACGGCGAGGATGTACGGGTAGGGCCGGTAGACCCGCTCGCTGCCGGGCGGGGCGGTGATCTCGCCCTTCTCCACCTTGCGGTTGAAGTCGTCGATGTGCCGGACGCCGGTCGCCCGCATGTCCTGGTAGCGCTGCTCCATCTCCTCGACCAGCCAGGCCAGCGCGGTGGCCGCCTTCTTGGGGTCGGTGATGATCGGCGTGATCAGGTGCGGGATGCCGTCGTACGGCGTGAGCTCGACCATCTTCGGGTCGACCAGGATCATCCGCAGCTGGTCGGGCGTGGCCCGCAGCAGCAGCGAGGTCAGCAGCGAGTTGATGCAGCTGGACTTACCGGCACCGGTGGCACCGGCGACCAGGAGGTGCGGCATCTTCGCCAGGTTGGCGCAGACGAAGCCGCCTTCGATGTCCTTGCCGAGGCCGACCAGCATCGGGTGCGGGTCCTGCTTGGCCGCACCGGAGCGCAGCACGTCGCCGAGGCTGACGGTCTCGCGGTCGGTGTTCGGGACCTCGATGCCGACCGCGGACTTGCCCGGGATCGGCGCCAGGATGCGGATGTTGTCGTTGGCCACCGCGTAGGCGATGTTCTTGGTCAGCTGGGTGATCTTCTCGACCTTGACCGCGGGGCCGAGCTCGACCTCGTAGCGGGTGACCGTCGGGCCGCGGGTGAAGCCGGTGACCGCGGCGTCGATGTTGAACTGCTCGAGGACGCCGGTGATCGCCTCGATGGCGACGTCGTTGGACTTCGACCGTGCCCGCGGCGGGGTGCCCGGACGCAGCATGGTGACCGACGGCAGGACGTAGTCGCCCTCGACCGGCTGGATGCGCAGCTGCTCGGGCTCGGTGATCGGCTCGAGCTCCTCCGGCGGAGCGGTGCGGTCGACCGGCATCGGACGGGCGACCGGCACGGGCGGCAGCGTCGGCTCGTGCACGACCGCCTCGGCGGCCGCGTCGAGCGCGCCGGTGTCGATCGGCCCGGTGGCGAGCATGTCCTCCGAGAGCGCCTTGGCGCGGCGACCGCGGCGCGGCGCCTCCTCGGGCTCCTCGTCGTACTCGTCCTCGTCGTAGTCCTCGTCGTCGTAGTCGCGGCCGAGCATCCGGTCGCCGAGCTCGCGCAGCCGCTCGGGGATCTGGTGCACCGGCGTCGCGGTGACCACGAGCAGCCCGAAGAAGGCCAGCAGCACCAGCAGGACGACGGTGACCACCGCACCGACCCCGGCGGTCAGCGGCGTGCCGACCGCCCAGCCGACGAGACCGCCGGACCCGGGCTCGCCCTGCTTCGGCCCGTGCTCGGCGCCGCCACCGACGACCGACGCGACGCCGAGCACGGCGGCGGTCATGCAGATCCAGCCGATCAGCAGCCGCCCTCGGGCCTCGGGGTCGGCGGGGTGCCGCAGCAGCCGCAGCGAGACGAAGAGGAAGAACACCGGCAGGACGACGACGATCGAGCCGACGATCCAGCGGGAGCCGGTGGCGATCCCCTCGCCGACCGGCCCGATGCCGTTGGTCCACACGGCCGCGCCGAGCACGACCGCCAGGCCCAGGACGGCGAGGCCGACGCCGTCGCGGCGGTGTTCGGGGGCGAGCGGCTCGGCCTCGTCCGGTCGGGCGACCGAGCGGGCGACGCTGCCGACGCCGCGGGCCAGCAACGACCAGCCGCCCCCGACGAGGCGCAGCAGGCCGCCGTTCGACTGCTTCTTCCGGGCGGCGGGCCGGCGGTTGCCCGCGGCCGTCCGCTTGGCGGGCGCCCGCTTGCGCGACGCGGTCGACCCGGAGCGGCTCCGGGACGACGACGCCGGCCGACGGTTCGGCGTGGTGCGGGCAGGCATACGTCAGACGGTAATGCCGTCGGGCCTGCTGACCGGGCAGGCGAGGCGTCGTGTCCGCCACCTACCGTCTGAGGGGTGGAGCTCCCCTACGGCAGCTGGCCGACCCCCGTCACCTCCGAGCTCGTGGTCCGCAAGGCCGCCCGCCCCGCGGGGGTCGCGGTCGACGGCGACTCCGTCTGGTGGGGCGAGTCCCGCCCGGGCGAGGCCGGCCGGACGGCGATCGTCCGGGACGGCGCCGACGTGCTGCCTCCCCCGTGGAACGCCCGCACCCGCGTGCACGAGTACGGCGGTGGGTCGTGGACGGTCGCCGCGGGCACGCTGTGGTTCACCCACTTCGCCGACCAGCGCCTGCACCGGCTCGACCCGGGCACGGCCGAGCCGGTCGCCGTCACCGCGGAGCCCGTGCTGCCGTCCGGCGTCCGGTACGCCGACCTGCGCGCCGTCGGCGACGGGTCGCTGCTCGCCGTCCGGGAGACGCACACCGACAGCGGTGCCGCCGCCGACGTCGTCAACGAGGTCGTCCGGATCACCCCCGACGGCGGGCAGACCGTGCTGGTCGGCGGGCACGACTTCTTCTCCGACCCCGCCCTCGGCCCGGACGGCGGGACGCTGTCGTGGCTGCAGTGGGACCACCCGGACATGCCGTGGGACGCCGCGCAGCTGGTGGTCCGCGCCGTCGACGGCACCGAGACAGTGGTGGCCGGCGGCGCGGGTGAGTCGGTCGTCCAGCCCACCTGGGGGTCCGACGGCACGCTGTGGTTCCTCTCCGACGCCACGGACGTCTGGTCGCTGCACCGCTGGCGGCCGGGCGGCGAGGCCGAGCTGGTGCTCGACGTCGGCAGCGACATCGCGGGCCCGCAGTGGGTGTTCGGGCAGCGCCGGTTCGCCCTCCTCCCCGACGGCCGGATCGCGCTGGCGTTCGCCCGCAACGGTGCCGACCGGCTCGCCGTCCTCGCCCCCGACGGCGGGCTGCGCGAGCTCGACCTGCCCTACGCCGCGTTCGGCTCGCTCGCCGCGCAGGGCGACGCCGTGGTCTGCATCGCCGGCGGTCCGACGAGCGAGCCGGTCGTGCTCCGGGTCGGCGTCGACGACGGCTCCGCGGAGGTGCTGCGGCCGGCGCGCGACCTCGGGCTCGACCCGGCCTGGTTCGCCCGGCCCGAGCACGTCACCTTCCCGACCGAC
Protein-coding regions in this window:
- a CDS encoding antibiotic biosynthesis monooxygenase, which produces MEGLRSLLPGATASPAPEPVTVTVARVVRPEHREAFERWAEDTLALATTFPGNLGVSLLHPGEGSSEYHLVYRFADGESLAGWERSPQRRAALVHLDEMVDEVRYTRVAGLESFFTRPAAPGPRWRSTLLTVVAVFAITSLFQLLVTPHLGSWPLEARLLLSAVVVVLLLGYVVMPALTRVFRRWLQPRRD
- a CDS encoding DNA-formamidopyrimidine glycosylase family protein, with the translated sequence MPEGDTVWLAAKRMQEALAGSTLRRGELRVPQLATVDLAGLGVREVVPRGKHLLVRLSDERTLRTHFRMDGSWHLYRPGAKWRGGPAYDIRAVLATDAWECVGYRLHDLALVPTADEGSLVGHLGPDVLGPDWDLDEALRRLRAHPDEQIGVAVLDQRNLAGIGNLYKVESLFLRGVHPWARVADVADLAGLVEKARTLMRANLHHPEQNTTGLPGRGQDHWVAGRRGKPCRRCGTTILLGEQGPDTQERVTWWCPRCQAASSPIDPAARTGEPDHPRPITLR
- a CDS encoding PspA/IM30 family protein, with product MPNPFVKLWKYLTASANAKIDEKADPKIQIAQAIEAEQQRHQALANQAAAVLGNQRQLEMRLNRQLGEVEKLQASARQALVLSDQTRAKGDAAKAGEYEQAAQAFATQLVAAEQAMEDLKRSHDEALQAAEQARGAVEQSRMRLQTTLAERTKLMSQLEQAKMQEHVAASLKQVNELSAPGNTPSLQEVRDKIEARYANALGQAELAQTSVEGRMLEIQKSTLDVAGASRLEQIRASISGGPAAVEGSSPAAAIEQGAPAVDPTVAETPVAQPVERQEPTA
- a CDS encoding PfkB family carbohydrate kinase, encoding MSQGSAVLSVLGEFVVDLIPDLAGDAGPEGTAPHYIARPGGNALNVAVAAGRLGAPVRLLARLGSGPLAASLRRHAELSGVALDGLIAATEPVSLAVVGLSPDGSADYGFHVLGAADWQWTDDELAAVYGDAHGILHVGSISSWTPPGTDAIARLVARLDEDGGTLISVDPNLRPMLADGPVGASLGNSAAAVRERLDRLVARADVVKVSAEDLEWLEPATTDLDEAAAAWARRGPELVLLTDGGSPLRVARPGRPVRHVPIPRVTVADTVGAGDSLAAALLSGLLEAGVTTRAALEALDDERLGAILDDAALVAALNCTRVGADPPTRAELAAARSSH
- a CDS encoding IS30 family transposase, yielding MTATVELQHLRRAFWRGVRDGLPTVAAARLAGVSGGRGFRWFREAGGVAPVSLAEPVGRYLSLPEREEISRGLAGGDTQAVIAARLGRDKSVISREIARNSRPDGEYRAVAAQVLAEQRARRPKPRKLENPQLVARVQQDLTDKWSPEQIAARLKVDFPDDESMRASHETIYRALFIQGKGSLRKELTACLRTGRALRRPRKRVDGRADPDRRIPDKIMISERPAEADDRAVPGHWEGDLILGKHNRSAVGTLVERSTRFVVLLHLPGPHDLLAFQHAVVEAMTALPAQLRRSLAWDQGLEMRDHKQISIAADLPIYFCDPHSPWQRGTNENTNGLLRQYLPKGTDLSVHTPADLAEIARSLNGRPRKTLDWLKPIEVIGPLLSGDQPAGVASAP
- a CDS encoding TetR/AcrR family transcriptional regulator; this encodes MSSLPPAPGARVGFAVSRTRRGLLDGAARAFASTGLRRTTMQSIAAAAGVAKATLYNHFRTKDEVARELLATELDRLLALAAGLPLADALAALSDECAGHPVLRRLAETEPELLAVLLTTERWPELTARLAAALGVDDEAAELAARWLLGVVLQPGRSGLRHRAAARLATVLGSSGDQVT
- a CDS encoding helix-turn-helix domain-containing protein, producing the protein MTLLRTQLGNTLRGHRLRQRRTLRDVSGRARVSLGYLSEVERGQKEASSELLASICDALDLELADLLAEVSVSLRGGATPAPAAVRPLAQSDREEPAVAETVPAAEPALALVGSGAPARSASRRGEAVSLAA
- a CDS encoding CinA family protein, translating into MTSLQATRVHRALLERGETVAAAESLTAGLFCATLATVPGASATLRGGAVVYATELKAVLAGVPADLLAEHGPVSPETAAALAEGIRARCGATWGVGLTGVAGPDPADGHAPGRVYLGLSDGRRTDVVQLDLAGDRQAVREGSVAAAFDGLLTRLGEGRERSS
- the pgsA gene encoding CDP-diacylglycerol--glycerol-3-phosphate 3-phosphatidyltransferase; this encodes MSDVAPDPAATPPQSVRVLNLPNALTILRLAVVPVFAVLLLSDHGQSTAGRYWATLFFALAIITDRYDGLIARRTGQVTEFGKLADPIADKALTGTALIGLSVLELLPWWVTLVILVREVGVTLLRFWVIRHGVIAASRGGKAKTVLQALAIGLYILPVTGFLASARWWVMGAALVLTVLTGLDYVYRALTLRRTSARAMAAAAARRAAPPGTPEPRTDTAA
- the rimO gene encoding 30S ribosomal protein S12 methylthiotransferase RimO — encoded protein: MTALPRHARTVAVVTLGCARNEVDSEELAGRLAADGYELVDDADTADAVLVNTCGFIESAKKDSVDALLAAADSGAPVVAVGCMAERYGSELAGALPEATVLGFDDYAQIGDRLDDVLAGRPLVPHTPRDRRTLLPISPVERTRAAAEAAIPGHDWLRRKRLAGGPSAALKLASGCDRRCAFCAIPTFRGAFVSRTPAEVLGEAQWLASQGVTELVLVSENSTSYGKDLGDLRSLEKLLPQLAAVEGITRVRVAYLQPAEIRPGLLEVIAGTDGVAPYFDLSFQHSSPTLLRRMRRFGGTDDFLALIERARSLAPAAGFRTNVIVGFPGETEDDVAELERFLTEGRLDAVGVFGYSDEEGTEAIRLPGKLDQAEIDARVRRISDLVEELTAQRAEDRVGEFVDVLLLEELGDGEWTGAAAHQDPDSDGTTTVSGVPSGALAGSIVTAEVVGTEGVDLVAAAVVPALTPAGR